In Vespa crabro chromosome 14, iyVesCrab1.2, whole genome shotgun sequence, the following are encoded in one genomic region:
- the LOC124429096 gene encoding NADP-dependent malic enzyme-like isoform X1, whose amino-acid sequence MFVLQKSILSTCGRNCGGSWARALPPSHPAAKDIKQRDIHEVSGDVVPINMVKGIGHLRDPRLNKGLAFTLKERISLGIHGLQPPRFKTQEEQLALCKASVMKYTEDLNRYLYLVELQERNERLFFRLLSENIEQMMPIVYTPTVGLACQKFGVIYRRPRGLFITIYDKGHIYEILNNWPEQAVRAICVTDGERILGLGDLGACGMGIPVGKLALYTALAGIKPHQCLPITIDVGTNNEQLRDDPHYIGLNKPRSRGAEYDELIDEFMAACVQKYGQNVLIQFEDFGNHNAFRFLDKYRDKYCTFNDDIQGTAAVAVAGILASKRITKKKMSENKFVFLGAGEAAIGIADLCVKAMEADGCTESEARNNIWMMDIDGLLVKNRPEGNLEGHKIWYAKDYKVTKSLIEIVQEIKPTVLIGASAAAGAFTPEVLKEMAKNNERPLIFALSNPTSKAECTAQQAYDYTDGRCIFSSGSPFGEVKHNGKIYKPGQGNNAYIFPGIALGVIATGVHHITEDLFLISAQTIADHVTDEDLEMGSLYPPLSTIRECSIDIAVKIANYAYAKSGLASEYPEPKDKRQFIVSKMYDANYDSPLPNLYDWPIDYASPRVLPDKVTVEIRHDLKHL is encoded by the exons ATGTTCGTCCTGCAAAAGTCTATATT atCGACCTGCGGCAGAAATTGTGGAGGATCATGGGCGCGGGCGTTACCACCTTCACATCCTGCAGCAAAGGACATCAAACAGAGAGATATTCACGAAGTTTCTGGAGATGTTGTTCCTATAAACATGGTCAAGGGTATTGGACATCTCAGAGATCCTCGTCTTAATAAG GGCTTGGCTTTTACACTGAAGGAGAGAATATCCTTGGGAATTCATGGTCTCCAACCGCCACGATTTAAGACTCAAGAGGAACAATTGGCATTATGCAAGGCCTCGGTTATGAAATATACCGAAGATTTGAATCGTTATCTTTACCTTGTCGAATTGCAG gaaagaaacgaaagattgTTCTTTCGTTTGTTAAGTGAAAACATCGAACAAATGATGCCAATCGTTTATACTCCAACCGTTGGATTAGCCTGTCAGAAATTTGGTGTGATTTATCGTCGACCACGTGGATTATTCATAACAATATACGACAAAGGTCATATTTATGAAATTCTAAATAATTG gcCGGAACAAGCGGTACGTGCAATTTGCGTTACCGATGGTGAGAGAATCTTAGGTCTGGGTGATCTTGGAGCATGCGGAATGGGTATTCCAGTTGGAAAATTGGCACTTTATACTGCTTTAGCTGGTATTAAGCCACATCAATGCTTGCCAATTACTATAGACGTTGGTACTAATAATGAACAACTTCGTGATGATCCTCATTATATTGGCTTGAATAAACCGAGAAGTCGAGGCGCTGAATACGACGAATTGATCGACGAATTTATGGCCGCATGCGTTCAAAAATATGGACAGAACGTTCTCATTCaa TTCGAGGACTTTGGAAATCATAAcgcttttcgttttctcgacAAATATCGTGACAAGTATTGCACTTTCAACGACGACATTCAAGGAACAGCTGCGGTAGCAGTTGCAGGTATACTTGCATCGAAAagaataacgaaaaagaaaatgtccgAGAATAAATTCGTCTTTCTTGGTGCCGGTGAG GCAGCAATAGGTATAGCTGATCTTTGTGTGAAAGCCATGGAAGCTGATGGTTGTACAGAGAGTGAAGCTAGAAATAATATCTGGATGATGGATATAGATGGGTTATTGGTAAAAAATAGACCGGAGGGTAATCTCGAGGGTCATAAAATTTGGTATGCCAAGGATTACAAAGTAACGAAATCTTTGATCGAGATTGTGCAAGAAATAAAGCCAACTGTATTGATTG GAGCCTCGGCAGCGGCTGGAGCATTTACTCCTGAAGTTTTAAAAGAAATGGCGAAGAACAATGAAAGGCCATTGATCTTTGCCTTGAGCAATCCAACCAGTAAAGCCGAGTGTACAGCTCAACAGGCTTACGATTATACCGAT GGTAGATGTATATTCTCTTCTGGTTCGCCATTTGGCGAAGTTAAACACAATGGAAAGATTTACAAACCTGGCCAGGGTAACAACGCTTACATCTTCCCTGGAATTGCATTGGGTGTAATAGCAACCGGTGTACATCATATCACCGAGGATTTATTCCTTATTTCTGCCCAAACTATTGCCGATCATGTAACTGATGAAGATCTTGAAATGGGTAGCTTATATCCACCGTTAAGCACTATCCGAGAATGTTCAATCGATATTGCCGTTAAAATAGCTAATTATGCTTATGCAAAGA GTGGCTTGGCCAGTGAATATCCCGAGCCAAAGGATAAACGACAATTCATCGTCAGTAAAATGTATGATGCCAATTATGATAGTCCACTGCCAAATCTATACGATTGGCCGATTGATTATGCCAGTCCTCGTGTTCTACCAGACAA AGTCACTGTAGAAATCCGCCACGATTTAAAACATCTGTAG
- the LOC124429096 gene encoding NADP-dependent malic enzyme-like isoform X2, with translation MFVLQKSILSTCGRNCGGSWARALPPSHPAAKDIKQRDIHEVSGDVVPINMVKGIGHLRDPRLNKGLAFTLKERISLGIHGLQPPRFKTQEEQLALCKASVMKYTEDLNRYLYLVELQERNERLFFRLLSENIEQMMPIVYTPTVGLACQKFGVIYRRPRGLFITIYDKGHIYEILNNWPEQAVRAICVTDGERILGLGDLGACGMGIPVGKLALYTALAGIKPHQCLPITIDVGTNNEQLRDDPHYIGLNKPRSRGAEYDELIDEFMAACVQKYGQNVLIQFEDFGNHNAFRFLDKYRDKYCTFNDDIQGTAAVAVAGILASKRITKKKMSENKFVFLGAGEAAIGIADLCVKAMEADGCTESEARNNIWMMDIDGLLVKNRPEGNLEGHKIWYAKDYKVTKSLIEIVQEIKPTVLIGASAAAGAFTPEVLKEMAKNNERPLIFALSNPTSKAECTAQQAYDYTDGRCIFSSGSPFGEVKHNGKIYKPGQGNNAYIFPGIALGVIATGVHHITEDLFLISAQTIADHVTDEDLEMGSLYPPLSTIRECSIDIAVKIANYAYAKSGLASEYPEPKDKRQFIVSKMYDANYDSPLPNLYDWPIDYASPRVLPDKL, from the exons ATGTTCGTCCTGCAAAAGTCTATATT atCGACCTGCGGCAGAAATTGTGGAGGATCATGGGCGCGGGCGTTACCACCTTCACATCCTGCAGCAAAGGACATCAAACAGAGAGATATTCACGAAGTTTCTGGAGATGTTGTTCCTATAAACATGGTCAAGGGTATTGGACATCTCAGAGATCCTCGTCTTAATAAG GGCTTGGCTTTTACACTGAAGGAGAGAATATCCTTGGGAATTCATGGTCTCCAACCGCCACGATTTAAGACTCAAGAGGAACAATTGGCATTATGCAAGGCCTCGGTTATGAAATATACCGAAGATTTGAATCGTTATCTTTACCTTGTCGAATTGCAG gaaagaaacgaaagattgTTCTTTCGTTTGTTAAGTGAAAACATCGAACAAATGATGCCAATCGTTTATACTCCAACCGTTGGATTAGCCTGTCAGAAATTTGGTGTGATTTATCGTCGACCACGTGGATTATTCATAACAATATACGACAAAGGTCATATTTATGAAATTCTAAATAATTG gcCGGAACAAGCGGTACGTGCAATTTGCGTTACCGATGGTGAGAGAATCTTAGGTCTGGGTGATCTTGGAGCATGCGGAATGGGTATTCCAGTTGGAAAATTGGCACTTTATACTGCTTTAGCTGGTATTAAGCCACATCAATGCTTGCCAATTACTATAGACGTTGGTACTAATAATGAACAACTTCGTGATGATCCTCATTATATTGGCTTGAATAAACCGAGAAGTCGAGGCGCTGAATACGACGAATTGATCGACGAATTTATGGCCGCATGCGTTCAAAAATATGGACAGAACGTTCTCATTCaa TTCGAGGACTTTGGAAATCATAAcgcttttcgttttctcgacAAATATCGTGACAAGTATTGCACTTTCAACGACGACATTCAAGGAACAGCTGCGGTAGCAGTTGCAGGTATACTTGCATCGAAAagaataacgaaaaagaaaatgtccgAGAATAAATTCGTCTTTCTTGGTGCCGGTGAG GCAGCAATAGGTATAGCTGATCTTTGTGTGAAAGCCATGGAAGCTGATGGTTGTACAGAGAGTGAAGCTAGAAATAATATCTGGATGATGGATATAGATGGGTTATTGGTAAAAAATAGACCGGAGGGTAATCTCGAGGGTCATAAAATTTGGTATGCCAAGGATTACAAAGTAACGAAATCTTTGATCGAGATTGTGCAAGAAATAAAGCCAACTGTATTGATTG GAGCCTCGGCAGCGGCTGGAGCATTTACTCCTGAAGTTTTAAAAGAAATGGCGAAGAACAATGAAAGGCCATTGATCTTTGCCTTGAGCAATCCAACCAGTAAAGCCGAGTGTACAGCTCAACAGGCTTACGATTATACCGAT GGTAGATGTATATTCTCTTCTGGTTCGCCATTTGGCGAAGTTAAACACAATGGAAAGATTTACAAACCTGGCCAGGGTAACAACGCTTACATCTTCCCTGGAATTGCATTGGGTGTAATAGCAACCGGTGTACATCATATCACCGAGGATTTATTCCTTATTTCTGCCCAAACTATTGCCGATCATGTAACTGATGAAGATCTTGAAATGGGTAGCTTATATCCACCGTTAAGCACTATCCGAGAATGTTCAATCGATATTGCCGTTAAAATAGCTAATTATGCTTATGCAAAGA GTGGCTTGGCCAGTGAATATCCCGAGCCAAAGGATAAACGACAATTCATCGTCAGTAAAATGTATGATGCCAATTATGATAGTCCACTGCCAAATCTATACGATTGGCCGATTGATTATGCCAGTCCTCGTGTTCTACCAGACAA ATTATGA
- the LOC124429180 gene encoding RWD domain-containing protein 1 — protein MDYKEEQRNEIEALESIYCGELEILSTEPFYSFAIPIKTEEYEAETDNGLSCRLEFTYTSKYPDEPLVVSIQDPENFENGSGEKLKEHLVEQMNENLGMVMVFTLVSASQEWMNVQWDKIKLHREESAALKLKEEEEAERKRFEGTRVTVETFLSWKEKFDEEMGYTKRREMAEREGKKLTGRELFMTDKTLDQSDLKFLDDGDAVKVDESLFQNLDDLDLENDDDDDDDDDDDDDDDDDDPDFDPNSSYESA, from the exons ATGGATTATAAAGAGGAACAACGAAATGAAATCGAGGCTTTGGAATCGATTTATTGCGGAGAATTGGAaa TATTAAGTACAGAACCATTCTATTCGTTTGCTATACCAATCAAGACAGAGGAATATGAAGCTGAAACAGATAATGGACTGAGTTGTAGATTAGAATTTACTTATACGTCAAAATATCCAGACGAACCACTTGTTGTTTCTATTCAAGATCCAGAAAATTTTGAGAACGGTAGCGGGGAGAAATTGAAGGAACATTTGGTCGaacaaatgaatgaaaatttagGTATGGTAATGGTATTTACGTTAGTTAGCGCATCACAGGAATGGATGAATGTACAATGGGATAAAATCAAATTGCACAGAGAAGAATCAGCCGctttgaaattaaaagaggaggaagaagctGAAAGA aaaagattCGAAGGTACAAGAGTTACCGTAGAAACGTTTCTTAGTTGGAAGGAAAAATTTGACGAAGAAATGGGATATactaagagaagagaaatggcagagcgagagggaaagaaattaACCGGAAGAGAATTATTTATGACTGATAAAACATTGGATCAATCCGATCTCAAATTCTTAGACGAtg gAGATGCAGTTAAGGTCGATGAAAGCTTATTTCAAAATCTCGATGATCTTGATTTGgagaacgacgatgacgacgacgacgacgacgacgacgacgacgacgacgacgacgatgatccCGATTTTGATCCAAACTCTTCCTATGAGAGTGCCTAA